GATACTTGACAGCTTAACGACAATCAATGTTCATTTGTTCTTGcttgtggggaactgtggcgGAAACTGGGGCAATGTAGGGTGGATGTGGATCCCCCAGGTAGCAAGGGGAGGAGGGTAGGCCTATAGTTAACTGGTAATGAGGGGCATGTGAGAAGTATATAAGTAGGCCTATTGTCTGACGTCGAGAAAGTTCCAACAAACTCACTTTTTTCCTCTTTTACTGATACCTAGAGGCGATATTTTCCTTCGTATAGTGGAGTAACCGACAGAAAAAGCTACTGACGTGAGAACTTATTGCCCTGTTTGGGGCATGACACACTGGGCACACTACTGAATGACACCAACACATCAGTGTCGCACAGGACACCTGGCACACAACTGACTGACACCGACACATCACTGAGCGAAGGCTTGGGCCGTTTATTCCTCTACACGACCAAAATATCGACTCTCTGTAGCCCCTAAGGCAATTAAAGAAGAGAAAAGGGAGCATCGAGAATCAAGGTCGCCGTCAAGACGATCCAGCACTACTCGCTTCACTTTGGAATACATTGTAAAGAGTCGAAACAACAGATAAATCCTTTAAATAATCTCCTTACACATGTTTAACAAGAGGTGACAAAGTTGTTCCATGCCAGTTTTCTTTACAACAGTTCGCCTTTGTCACAGAATCAACTGAAATATGTGAAAATTATGCCTATAGAACAATAAAAATaatggtaattattattataataattatataagttCTAAAAGTTTTCATAGGAAACATAAAACGTGAGCATTTTGTCAGAGAGAAAAATATACAAGAAATGCCAATCGAAAGTCTTGTTacggtgtggggggaggggataaataagtgagtTGCGGGAGTCCATTTAGAAGACTACGAGGGGGGTCCCATCTAGGATGCAAGGGTGAGCCAACAATACAGTCCTGTTGgtgggagattattattattatttatttttttttaacctgcATTGCGATAGACGGCCTGTACATCTACAGCATGGAGGCCTTGCGTGCGTGAGTGTGGTCGGAGTGATCCAAGACACGAAGCTCAGTCAACCCGATCAAAGAAAAACATCAAAATATGTATACTGGGTGGATGAATGATGGGATGCTAGAACCCTTGATGCAGTGCGGGCTTCTCTACAATAGAGGCTAGAACTGAAGAAACGTAAACGTTTATAAATATCAACATGAGGCAAATATGACCACCGCTTCATAATACATAAGGGACTTGTGTACCCGAGAACTCCCAAAAAATGCCCCTTTGGTTCAAGGGGGGCGGCGCCCCTCCGGCCTTTAGAGCTGTGCTTCGTGAACAAGACCAGGAAAATTAGGTCCAGAGATTCCTCTCCCTCAACGTGTACCTGAAGACACAGTAAGGGCTGAGAGATAAGACTGGGGTGTGCAATAAAGGTTGGGAAATAGAGCTTAGAGAGACAGTTAAGGCCAAGAAATACAGAAGGTACCGAAATAATGAGGGCGAGGAGATAAAGCAGAAAGGAACAGCAAAGGTTGGAACACACCAAGTGTTAAGTAAAAGATTTATTATAACACACAGTAAGGGCTGGAGCTCTTAGTATGGGCTGGGATATAGTGAGGAGCTGGGAGATAGTGAGAGCTGGGAAATAGGATTAGACAACAGTAAGGACTAGGAGAAAGTAGTGGAACACAGTAATTACTAGGATATAATCAGGGTTGTGAGAGAGAGTTTGGACACATAACAGGGAATGCGAAACAAGGTTGAAACATAATAATGGGGGTGAAGTAACTATGACAACTCAATAAGGGCCAGAGGAGCGACACTCTCTTGTACCGGGGTTGGGTTCACGGTTACTCGCCTCCTGGAACATGTCCGGACGTCCTAACACCTCTTGGGTCCCTCAACTTACAATAATGTTATTTATGTCATTAAATTAGCAGGTACCATTGACAGACCTGTGGCGCCCTTTGTGCTTGTGGGGGGCATGGCCCCCCGCGAGCGCTCACGACGCCTCTAAAGAGGCAGGAGAACGTCCAGACGCTGCAGGCGGCTTAACACCTTCACACCGAGAGACTTGGGGGGATTGAATGTTGTGGGGATGGGAGCAGCAGCAGCGTAACCTTCTCCCTCCTGCTGCATCGCTGCTCCAGTGGGGATGGTGGAGGAACCTCTCCCCATAGTGGCGCAACCTCCGGCAGACCCGCCGCCCGAGACGCCGCTAGCGGCACAAACACAACACCAAAACACCCACGTACTGACACTAGCACGCGAACCCGGCCCCAGCCAGGCCCGTCCCTCGGGGCTCCGGGGCCCCTCGACCTCTCCTGAGGAAGGGTTGAGGGCCAGGGTGGGGCCGGGCAGCGCGCTAGGCAGCCTGAGAGACAGACAAGAAGAGACCAAGCCCAGGACGCACCAGGCGCCGGGCTGACCTACACCACAGCGGGTTGGGCGGGTCGCCACACAAACAATGCCAGTGATCCTCGCGGGACTCCGGCCTCCAACGGCCTCCCTGCcaaggaggtaccaccttcaggcaGACAAACCTCAGCGAGGCAAAAAACATGAACCAGACATGTCATGTAGGGCTCTTCAAtcttcttcctgcttcctggGTCGCTGGAGCTGCGGCGGCattcttcctaatatccctgCTCCACCCATCCCCATGCCGGCCATGGGGGCTCCGCTCCCCATAGTGGGTCCTCCCAGGGATTGTTTCTGGGTCCCTCCACTGGTTGTGTGGGGGCCAGGGGAAAGTGGAAGAGGGGAGCCCTGCGGGGTGCGTGCCTGGGGCGCTGACAGGGTGCAGGCCAGATCTAGCAAGGGGCTGGGAGCAGGGTGCTCCTCTGACAGGGACCGCACTGGCAGGTTGGGTCTCGCTACCTCGCCGCCCTCTTCCATGGACGATGACTCATGGAGTTCATAGCGAGCGTGTGTCCTCATGTGTCGAGTGATCATGTCCCGCCGGCACGCTGCATACGGACACTGTGGACACTTGTAAGGTTTCTCTCCAGTGTGTGTCCGCTGATGGGTGGAGAGATGGTCGGAGCGGGAGAACACCTGTCCGCAGACACGGCAGGTGTAGGGCTTGTGGCCCGTGTGCAGCCGCATGTGTCGCGTCAACATATCCGACCGTGCAAATGACCGCTTACACATGTCACacatgtaagtcttgctgctGGTGTCGATTTGTTTATTTTTATGACGTGAGGCCATGTGTTTAGCGAGACGGTCGTGGAGAGAGAACATCTGACCGCAGACAGGGCACACAAAGGCCACGTCGGCTCCTGCAGGCATCTcctccaccactggtgacacctcCAAGTGGTATCGTAGCGCTACGCTATCCTTGGTGCTATACGATGCTACGTCACCCTTGATGATGGGGACGGGGAGATGCGCCTGTGAGAGAGTGCGATGATCAGGTGCACCAGGGGACCGTGGTGGTGGGGTGCTGTCTTTAGGTGGGGCGAGAAGCGGGGAGTGTGGGGATGAGAGGGAGACTGTGCTAGGCAGCACCAGGCTGTCTGTACTGGAGGTGCTACCGGTCTTGAGGCTGCTGCTGGTCTTGACGGACAAGTCCAGAGGGGAATCCTGGGGAGATGATGTGTCAGACTCAAGGGAGCCCCCCTTACGTGGCAGGTAGAGGGGCTGGGGAATGGGGCGACCGTGTCGCAGCACGGACTGTCGAGTCGAAGCCTGTTCGCCCGACGGTCCCGcagcactgctgctactactgctgctgctagcaccCACACCCTCGCTGCACCGACCCTTCTGCTCGAACCACAGCTGAAGATCCGAGTCTGAATGGGAACGGCGGCGATACAGATccgggaggtagacagtaggagggaaGTAGTGTTCTACGTTGTGGCCGGGGGAGGGGGAAATGGGCGTGTGCGGAGACGTGGGCGTGAGTGGCGAGATAGGTGAGTGTGGGAGACCTGAAGGACCCAGCCGATGGGGGTCCCTGGAGGCCAGAGTGCAGTGATGgcaggtgcagggagggtagtgGCCTCCTTGGTCTCCAGCGTCGCTGCGAACTACACTTAACTTGGGCAGGACACCGCGAATGACACCAGTCGATGAAGGCGCGTCACTCGATGACTGCGACTTCGTGTCCAGATCGATGTCCTCCTCATCTATACTAGGGTCCTTGATCCTCAGGGGGCTGAAGGAGAGTTTGGGGGAGTCGGAGTTAACCCTAGCGAGGGCAGGGGAGTCCCTGGCatggggtgagtgtgagggaggaccgGGGGAGAACACCTCTTCGTCCTCTTCACTGATGGCCCGGCAGTAGTACTGGTACCTCTCCCGGTCCTCAGAGTCGAACCTGAAGACGTCACTTTGGACAGCTCGAGGTGACCTGGCTGGGCCAGCACTGCCgcagctgctgctggtactgctgctgctactgcctcctcctgcaccacctcctgatCCACCTTCCCCTGATCTGTGTACCTGTATCACGCCAGGGGAacgttgctgctggtgctgctgctgttctgtgaGGGAAGTGGGTCCTACAGTCTCCCCCGGTCCCTCCttcggggagggaggggtgtcAACTTTCATGGCTTCCTGGCCAGATTCATCGTGAACTGTGACTCTTGGACTGAGTCCAGGACTCAATCCGGGACTGAGGCCAGGGCTGACACCCGGACTATGACCGGGAATCGGACTATGACCGGGTACTGGACTGTGACCGGGCACTGGACTGTGACCGGGCACTGGGCTATGGCCGGAGACTGGGCTGTGTCCCGGCACCGGGCTGAGGCCGGACCCTGGACTCAAGCCAGGACTTATACCGGGCTCGTCCCCTTGGTCCTGGCCAGGCCCCGGGGACACATCCTCGGGCTGGCGGCTGAACATGGGTCTGGTGTCGGGCTGTGCCGCTGGAGGAGCGGCGGCGGGGTCTGGCGGCTTATCCTTCAGCGGGTTATCCCGCGGACAGGAGTCGTTAGCGGGCTTCTCGTCCGGCGAGCGTCGTTCTGCCTGCGAGGTCAACTCCAGCACGACCTGGCTGAGTCGCTTCCTCTTGCGCAGGGCCGACGATGTGTCGTGGTGGTGAGCGGGACTGGCGGTGATAGGGCCATGGTCGCCGCTTATCATCGTGGGCGAGGGCGGGCGTGGGCGTGCCCGGGGGCGGGTGCCGTGGGTAGGACCCGGCTGCCCCCGCCTCGGCTCATCGTCCTCGACGTTCCGAAGCCGGCCAGGGACACTCCTGAAACAACAATGACAACATCATATTACTTACTATCACTCTTAAAAGACCACCATGcttataattattaaaaatagtaataataataaaaataaattaataataataataatattaacaataataatgatatttattaacaataataataatattattaacaataataataatattattaacaatattaaaattattattattataatattagtattattattactgcgaggcgactaacatgccgtGAGCAAGGGGGCAGCGACCCCCTTCACCTCGATACATTACACAAGTTAAAAACAAAAAGTTTCGTTTTCGTTTTCAATTCACCCGGACTAAATAACCCGAAATAACAAGTGTTCAGTTCTAAGTCTGAACACTACATCAGTACACTACTACATCAGTACACTACTACATCAGTACACTACTACATCAGTACACTACTACATCAGTACACTACTACATCAGTACACTACTACATCAGTACACTACTACATCAATACACTACTACATCAGTACACTACTACATCAATACACTACTACATCAGTACACTACTACATCAGTACACTACTACATCAGTACACTACTACATCAGTACACTACTACATCAGTACACTACTACATCAGTACACTACTACATCAGTACACTACTACATCAATACACTACAACATCAATACACTACAACATCAATACACTACAACATCAAAACACTACAACATCAATACACTACTACatcagtacactacaacatcaatacactacaacatcaatacactacaacatcaatacactacaacatcaatacactacaacatcaatacactactacatcaatacactactacatcaatacactactacatcaatacactactacatcaatacactactacatcaatacactactacatcaatacactactacatcaatacactacaacatcaatacactactacatcaatacactactacatcaatacactactacatcaatacactactacatcaatacactactacatcaatacactacaacatcaatacactactacatcaatacactactacatcaatacactactacatcaatacactactacatcaatacactacaacatcaatacactacaacatcaatacactactacatcaatacactacaacatcaatacactactacatcaatacactactacatcaatacactactacatcaatacactacaacatcaacatactactacatcaatacactactacatcaatacactacaacatcaatacactactacatcaatacactactacatcaatacactactacatcaatacactactacatcaatacactactacatcaatacactactacatcaatacactactacatcaatacactacaacatcaatacactactacatcaacacactactacatcaatacactacaacatcaatacactactacatcaatacactacaacatcaatacactactacatcaatacactactacatcagtacactactacatcaatacactactacatcaatacactactacatcaacacactactacatcaatacactacaacatcaatacactactacatcaatacactactacatcagtacactactacatcaatacactactacatcaatacactactacatcaatacactactacatcagtacactactacatcaatacactactacatcaatacactactacatcaatacactactacatcaatacactacaacatcaatacactactacatcaatacactactacatcagtacactactacatcaatacactactacatcaatacactactacatcaatacactacaacatcaatacactactacatcaatacactactacatcagtacactactacatcaatacactactacatcaatacactactacatcaatacactactacatcaatacactactacatcagtacactactacatcaatacactactacatcaatacactactacatcaacacacatactactacatcaatacactactacaatacactactacatacactactacatcaatacactactacatcatcaatacaatacactactacatcaatacactactacatcactactacatctactacatcaatacactactacatcaatacactactacatcaatacactactacatcaatacactactacatcaatacactactacatcatcactactacatcaATACACTACTACATCAATACACTACTACATCAATACACTACTACATCAATACACTACTACATCAATACACTACTACATCAATACACTACTACATCAATCAATACAATACACTACTACATCAATACACTACTACATCAATACACTACTACATCAGTACACTACTACATC
The sequence above is drawn from the Cherax quadricarinatus isolate ZL_2023a chromosome 26, ASM3850222v1, whole genome shotgun sequence genome and encodes:
- the klu gene encoding uncharacterized protein klu isoform X2, which translates into the protein MISGDHGPITASPAHHHDTSSALRKRKRLSQVVLELTSQAERRSPDEKPANDSCPRDNPLKDKPPDPAAAPPAAQPDTRPMFSRQPEDVSPGPGQDQGDEPGISPGLSPGSGLSPVPGHSPVSGHSPVPGHSPVPGHSPVPGHSPIPGHSPGVSPGLSPGLSPGLSPRVTVHDESGQEAMKVDTPPSPKEGPGETVGPTSLTEQQQHQQQRSPGVIQVHRSGEGGSGGGAGGGSSSSSTSSSCGSAGPARSPRAVQSDVFRFDSEDRERYQYYCRAISEEDEEVFSPGPPSHSPHARDSPALARVNSDSPKLSFSPLRIKDPSIDEEDIDLDTKSQSSSDAPSSTGVIRGVLPKLSVVRSDAGDQGGHYPPCTCHHCTLASRDPHRLGPSGLPHSPISPLTPTSPHTPISPSPGHNVEHYFPPTVYLPDLYRRRSHSDSDLQLWFEQKGRCSEGVGASSSSSSSSAAGPSGEQASTRQSVLRHGRPIPQPLYLPRKGGSLESDTSSPQDSPLDLSVKTSSSLKTGSTSSTDSLVLPSTVSLSSPHSPLLAPPKDSTPPPRSPGAPDHRTLSQAHLPVPIIKGDVASYSTKDSVALRYHLEVSPVVEEMPAGADVAFVCPVCGQMFSLHDRLAKHMASRHKNKQIDTSSKTYMCDMCKRSFARSDMLTRHMRLHTGHKPYTCRVCGQVFSRSDHLSTHQRTHTGEKPYKCPQCPYAACRRDMITRHMRTHARYELHESSSMEEGGEVARPNLPVRSLSEEHPAPSPLLDLACTLSAPQARTPQGSPLPLSPGPHTTSGGTQKQSLGGPTMGSGAPMAGMGMGGAGILGRMPPQLQRPRKQEED
- the klu gene encoding uncharacterized protein klu isoform X1, producing MIETRSVPGRLRNVEDDEPRRGQPGPTHGTRPRARPRPPSPTMISGDHGPITASPAHHHDTSSALRKRKRLSQVVLELTSQAERRSPDEKPANDSCPRDNPLKDKPPDPAAAPPAAQPDTRPMFSRQPEDVSPGPGQDQGDEPGISPGLSPGSGLSPVPGHSPVSGHSPVPGHSPVPGHSPVPGHSPIPGHSPGVSPGLSPGLSPGLSPRVTVHDESGQEAMKVDTPPSPKEGPGETVGPTSLTEQQQHQQQRSPGVIQVHRSGEGGSGGGAGGGSSSSSTSSSCGSAGPARSPRAVQSDVFRFDSEDRERYQYYCRAISEEDEEVFSPGPPSHSPHARDSPALARVNSDSPKLSFSPLRIKDPSIDEEDIDLDTKSQSSSDAPSSTGVIRGVLPKLSVVRSDAGDQGGHYPPCTCHHCTLASRDPHRLGPSGLPHSPISPLTPTSPHTPISPSPGHNVEHYFPPTVYLPDLYRRRSHSDSDLQLWFEQKGRCSEGVGASSSSSSSSAAGPSGEQASTRQSVLRHGRPIPQPLYLPRKGGSLESDTSSPQDSPLDLSVKTSSSLKTGSTSSTDSLVLPSTVSLSSPHSPLLAPPKDSTPPPRSPGAPDHRTLSQAHLPVPIIKGDVASYSTKDSVALRYHLEVSPVVEEMPAGADVAFVCPVCGQMFSLHDRLAKHMASRHKNKQIDTSSKTYMCDMCKRSFARSDMLTRHMRLHTGHKPYTCRVCGQVFSRSDHLSTHQRTHTGEKPYKCPQCPYAACRRDMITRHMRTHARYELHESSSMEEGGEVARPNLPVRSLSEEHPAPSPLLDLACTLSAPQARTPQGSPLPLSPGPHTTSGGTQKQSLGGPTMGSGAPMAGMGMGGAGILGRMPPQLQRPRKQEED